One Helianthus annuus cultivar XRQ/B chromosome 7, HanXRQr2.0-SUNRISE, whole genome shotgun sequence genomic region harbors:
- the LOC110867173 gene encoding uncharacterized protein At1g28695-like, protein MDGSLKPGATLALCTLLLISLLLIYFLSEKNPSASITDKLYRSKPPSAIHEASMYRDELEAALEGASMANKTVIIAVVNRAYTEGDKPMFDIFLDGFWLGEDTRQLTNHLLIMAVDQTAFERCMFLRLHCYRLKTDGDDFVDEKVYMSEDFIKLMWLRTRFLGDVLRRGYNFIFTDTDVMWLRNPFPRLTLNETVDLQISVDRFDGDQWSQTNPLNTGFYMIKSNNKTIALFDEWYMQRNTSVGMKEQDVLVELMHKGVFKRLGLGVRFLDTIYFSGFCQDSRDINVVSTVHANCCRTIRAKVNDLINVVHDWKRFRDPSDNKTMDFIWSNHLACQNSWT, encoded by the exons ATGGATGGTTCACTCAAACCTGGAGCCACTCTTGCCCTTTGCACTTTACTGCTTATATCCttacttcttatttattttttatcaGAAAAAAACCCATCGGCATCCATAACCGACAAGCTGTATCGATCCAAACCGCCATCAGCCATC CATGAGGCCTCGATGTATAGAGACGAGTTGGAAGCAGCCTTGGAGGGAGCTTCCATGGCGAACAAAACAGTGATCATCGCGGTTGTGAACCGAGCTTACACCGAGGGGGACAAACCTATGTTTGATATATTCTTAGATGGGTTTTGGCTAGGAGAAGATACAAGGCAATTGACTAACCATCTTTTAATCATGGCAGTTGATCAAACCGCGTTTGAACGTTGCATGTTTCTTAGATTACATTGTTACAGGCTGAAAACCGATGGCGATGACTTTGTGGATGAGAAGGTTTACATGTCAGAAGATTTCATAAAGTTGATGTGGCTAAGAACTCGTTTTCTTGGGGATGTTCTCCGGCGTGGATACAACTTTATTTTCACA GATACAGATGTTATGTGGCTCAGGAATCCATTTCCAAGGCTAACCCTAAACGAAACTGTTGATCTTCAAATAAGTGTCGATCGGTTTGATGGTGATCAATGGTCACAAACGAATCCGTTAAACACTGGTTTCTACATGATCAAATCCAACAACAAGACAATTGCATTGTTCGATGAGTGGTATATGCAAAGAAACACCTCAGTTGGAATGAAAGAACAAGATGTTCTTGTTGAGCTAATGCATAAAGGAGTTTTTAAAAGGTTGGGACTTGGGGTTAGATTTTTGGACACCATATATTTCAGTGGATTTTGTCAAGATAGTAGAGATATTAACGTTGTTTCAACTGTTCATGCAAATTGTTGCCGGACTATTAGAGCGAAAGTCAATGATTTAATCAACGTTGTTCATGATTGGAAGAGATTTAGAGATCCATCAGACAATAAAACAATGGATTTTATATGGTCTAATCACTTAGCATGCCAAAATTCATGGACTTAG
- the LOC110867174 gene encoding receptor-like protein EIX2, with protein MRDGYTFSCSSSCYFRLLLVVALLCLCLSDNSKGDVLCKDDEREALLEFKHGLIDKADRLASWVGEKNDCCNWNGIVCDNFTGHVHKIHLPGNCSMNDYNKIEEYEEFLNQKLRGDISPSLLNLTQLKHLDLSCNNFGEMEVPSFIGSLGNLRYLNLSRSVFGGTIPPQLGNLTELRVLCLGNFYDIEDSDEYEYTTITNMKWLSSLRLLHHLDLSGMDLSKATDWLEAINTLPSLVELHLSHSQLLCIHPHVANLTVTSLSFLDLSGNDFYDNCVLEWIFSKTSLGSLDIRGCGLHGPIPRSIDSFRNLTSHKSLHVHGNDFMSSSLVLKGLSSVGGNLISLDISSCGISSSLLGSLHNLTSILSLDLSYNVLNKTIPTSLGNLCNLRHIGLDGNSFPDISFTSLFESFFECKSPKLESLSLRSTGLSSHLPNQLGQLVYLENLQLENNHIDGTIPESIGRLTLLRSLYLAKNLISGPIPYSVGELSSVEVLDLSNNRLNGSLPDSLGQLSKIIYLDFSYNFLTGLVTEAHFDKLAKLKYLNGVGNYLSLRPHLVNWVPSFRLQFLYLSSWNLGPQFPLWLQLQSDLVELEISNTRITSMIHEAFWKSWPNLQYLNMSRNQIQGRLFRIPASLQVLALNSNELSGQLPELSKINSQTKILDLSNNSFGGSLRLLVCPYGEKNLEILNLANNNLSGDIPECWKKWPYLVFLNLENNNLFGGIPRTCGSLSSLQLLNIYNNKLSGGVPTSLKNLTNLIMLQLGRNELVGPIPAWFGTKLLSLKILNLRSNKFNGNLTHELCFLTGIQILDLSHNNLSGHIPRCFNNFTLLSGKETTSSDRFIFSYTRQIIGSASLFIKGREDTYSTILGLVLMLDLSSNIFSGSIPRELMDLPALQSLNLSRNQLIGRIPENIGDLKSLFSFDVSLNRLSGELPKTLSSLNFLSSFNVSYNNFTGKIPLGTQLHSFNESCFSGNKLCGDPLTESCSIDQAPNRYEEEEDDASHGADRDLIISIMCGFLAGFWLVLVPLIVSTTWRTAHFRFLSHLRCIFCNAIQKYCGNLLSR; from the coding sequence ATGAGGGATGGTTATACCTTTTCATGTTCCTCGTCTTGCTACTTTCGCTTACTTCTGGTTGTGGCTTTACTTTGTTTATGCTTAAGTGATAATAGCAAAGGCGATGTACTATGCAAGGATGATGAGAGAGAAGCACTTCTTGAGTTCAAGCATGGGCTCATAGATAAAGCAGATCGACTTGCTTCTTGGGTTGGTGAGAAGAACGACTGTTGCAATTGGAATGGGATCGTTTGTGATAACTTTACCGGTCATGTTCACAAGATTCATCTTCCAGGTAATTGTAGTATGAATGATTACAACAAAATCGAAGAATACGAAGAATTCTTGAATCAAAAATTAAGAGGGGACATAAGTCCATCGCTTCTGAATCTAACGCAACTCAAGCATTTAGACTTGAGCTGCAATAACTTTGGTGAAATGGAAGTTCCTAGCTTTATAGGATCTCTTGGAAACTTGAGGTATCTTAATCTCTCGCGTTCCGTATTTGGTGGAACAATCCCTCCTCAACTAGGGAATCTGACAGAATTGCGCGTCCTATGTCTTGGAAATTTTTATGATATTGAAGATAGTGATGAATATGAATATACTACAATCACCAACATGAAGTGGCTGTCAAGTCTCCGTTTGTTACATCACCTGGATTTGAGTGGCATGGACCTTAGTAAGGCAACAGATTGGCTTGAGGCTATTAACACCCTTCCTTCTTTGGTTGAACTACATTTGTCCCATAGTCAACTTTTGTGTATACATCCTCATGTTGCTAATCTTACTGTCACATCTCTTTCCTTTCTTGATCTTTCTGGAAATGATTTTTATGACAACTGTGTGCTAGAGTGGATTTTCAGTAAAACTAGTCTAGGTTCACTAGATATACGTGGGTGTGGTCTTCATGGCCCTATTCCTAGAAGCATTGATAGCTTTCGCAACTTGACTTCTCACAAGTCGCTTCACGTTCACGGGAATGATTTCATGAGTTCTTCATTAGTGTTAAAAGGGTTGTCTAGTGTAGGTGGTAATCTCATTTCATTAGATATTAGTTCTTGCGGTATTTCAAGTTCACTTCTTGGTTCCCTTCACAACCTGACTTCCATACTTAGCCTTGACCTGTCATATAATGTACTCAACAAGACAATACCTACATCATTGGGGAATCTTTGCAATTTAAGACATATTGGTCTAGATGGTAACTCGTTTCCTGATATTAGCTTTACAAGCCTTTTTGAAAGCTTTTTTGAGTGCAAATCACCAAAATTGGAGTCCTTATCTCTTCGGTCTACAGGACTTTCAAGCCATCTTCCAAATCAACTTGGACAACTTGTATATCTGGAgaatctccaacttgaaaataACCATATTGATGGTACTATTCCTGAATCAATAGGAAGATTAACTCTTTTGAGGTCGCTATATCTTGCAAAGAATCTTATCTCGGGTCCAATACCATATTCAGTCGGAGAATTGTCCTCGGTTGAGGTGTTAGATCTTTCAAATAATCGACTCAATGGAAGCCTTCCTGATAGCCTCGGTCAACTTTCAAAGATAATTTATTTAGATTTTTCATACAACTTTTTAACCGGTCTTGTGACAGAAGCTCATTTTGACAAACTAGCTAAACTAAAGTACCTAAATGGAGTAGGCAACTACCTATCCCTAAGACCGCACCTTGTGAACTGGGTTCCCTCTTTCCGGTTGCAGTTCTTGTATTTAAGTTCGTGGAACTTAGGGCCTCAATTTCCATTGTGGCTGCAGTTGCAGAGTGATTTAGTAGAATTGGAAATTAGCAATACAAGGATTACATCAATGATTCACGAGGCATTTTGGAAATCATGGCCTAATCTACAATATCTAAATATGTCACGAAATCAAATTCAAGGAAGGTTGTTTCGTATCCCTGCATCGCTTCAAGTACTTGCCTTGAATTCTAACGAACTTAGCGGGCAACTCCCTGAACTCTCTAAAATTAATTCACAGACAAAGATTCTGGATTTGTCAAATAATTCCTTTGGGGGATCTTTGCGTCTTTTGGTGTGTCCTTACGGTGAGAAAAATCTAGAAATTCTTAATTTGGCTAACAATAATCTATCAGGTGACATTCCTGAGTGTTGGAAGAAGTGGCCGTATTTAGTATTTCTAAACTTGGAAAACAACAACTTGTTTGGTGGTATACCAAGAACTTGCGGATCATTATCTTCTCTGCAGTTATTAAATATCTACAACAACAAGCTCTCTGGAGGAGTACCTACTTCTCTAAAGAACTTAACAAATTTAATAATGCTTCAACTTGGAAGAAATGAACTTGTTGGACCAATTCCGGCCTGGTTTGGAACAAAACTCTTGAGTTTGAAAATTCTTAACCTCCGATCAAACAAATTTAATGGAAATCTGACTCATGAGCTTTGCTTTCTGACCGGTATTCAGATCTTGGATCTTTCTCATAATAATCTATCAGGACATATACCAAGATGTTTCAACAATTTCACTTTACTCTCTGGGAAAGAAACTACCTCAAGTGATAGATTTATCTTCTCTTATACTAGACAGATCATTGGCAGTGCTTCGTTGTTTATAAAGGGACGAGAGGATACATATAGCACTATTCTCGGACTTGTGTTGATGTTGGACCTTTCAAGTAACATTTTTTCTGGGAGCATCCCAAGGGAGCTAATGGACCTCCCAGCATTACAATCTTTGAATTTGTCAAGAAATCAGTTGATAGGGAGAATCCCTGAAAACATTGGAGATCTGAAATCACTTTTTTCATTTGATGTATCTCTTAATCGGCTTTCTGGGGAGCTTCCTAAGACCTTGTCAAGCTTGAATTTTTTGAGTAGCTTCAATGTGTCCTATAACAATTTCACAGGAAAAATCCCACTGGGCACCCAGCTTCATAGCTTCAACGAGTCATGCTTCTCAGGCAACAAGCTTTGTGGAGATCCACTCACTGAAAGTTGTTCAATTGATCAGGCACCTAACAGatacgaagaagaagaagacgatGCATCACATGGAGCAGATCGGGACTTGATTATTAGCATAATGTGTGGATTCCTTGCTGGTTTCTGGCTGGTGTTAGTTCCGTTGATAGTTAGCACCACATGGAGAACTGCACATTTCCGTTTCTTGAGTCATCTGAGATGTATATTTTGTAATGCTATTCAGAAGTACTGTGGTAATCTTCTTTCTAGGTGA
- the LOC110867176 gene encoding receptor-like protein EIX2, with protein MSAAFKNSYLSSFYLTFCLLVVVTLSTKNYDATLCLDDERQALLQFKHGLVDEADRLASWVGDTSDCCKWVGILCDNITGHVHKIHLPGKCSIDYNTIKEYNEAVRQKLRGDISQSILYLKQLEHLDLSCNDFRGIQIPRFVGSLGNLRYLNLSRSRFGGTIPPQLGNLTELGILCLGSFYDDDTDEYESTSIMNMQWLSRLRSLHHLDMSGVDLTKATDWFQVINTLPSLVQLHLSSSQLPDIHPYVASVNLTFLSSLDLSRNKFKKSFIPRWIFSITSLVSLDLSWCGLRGPIPSSINNFHNLTSLKFLHVSGNEFMSYSLVLKGLSSIGGNLISFEMGSCGVKSTTLDSLHNLTSLHSLDLYGNQLMSTIPKSLGNLCNLRHIDMGGNNFQNISLTSLLRSFFDCKSPRLESLSLESSGLSSFLPNQLGQLINLVHVQLGNNHIVGPIPESIGRLSLLRTLDLDENLISGPIPYSVGGLLSLELLDLSNNQLIDTLPESLGQLSKLNTLDLSHNLLTGVVTESHFSKLIGLKYLNGRENNLTLRPRHANWVPSFQLEFLYISSWDLGPQFPLWLLTQRDLSLLEMRNTKISSTMPESFWRSLSNLNYLDMSQNQIHGRLFEIPATLVVVDLSSNMFSGDLPKLFKSSFVYILNLSNNSFTGSLHHFLCSYGRIEIETLNLANNHLSSVIPECWMKWTSLSYLYLENNNLSGVIPTTLGSLSSLQSLNMCNNKLSGRLPASLKNLTKLQILQFATNELVGGIPAWVGTELSSLRILNLRSNNFGGNITHELCYLTVIQILDFSHNNLSGNIPRCFNNFSVLSKETTSIGQFDPIPFDNVYMTNSASLVMKGQEYTYSTILELVMVLDLSGNKFSGSIPVELMALEALQSLNISKNQLTGVIPKNIGEMKLLESFDVSSNHLSGELPTSLSSLTFLSSFNVSFNNLTGRIPSSTQLQSFNESSFFGNKLCGVPLTKLCGEVVRNRDQQEGDTSHGVDFGLIISILLGFFVGFWSIVIPLNVGTIWISLCKLRYMLSC; from the coding sequence ATGAGTGCTGCTTTTAAAAATTCTTATCTCTCTTCCTTCTACCTCACCTTTTGCTTACTTGTTGTGGTGACCTTATCTACTAAAAACTATGATGCTACGTTATGCTTGGATGATGAGAGACAAGCACTCCTCCAGTTCAAGCACGGCCTCGTTGATGAAGCAGATCGACTTGCTTCTTGGGTTGGTGATACGAGCGATTGTTGCAAATGGGTTGGGATCCTTTGTGATAACATTACGGGGCATGTTCACAAGATTCATCTACCTGGTAAATGCAGTATAGATTACAACACGATCAAAGAGTACAACGAAGCTGTAAGGCAGAAGTTAAGAGGGGATATAAGTCAATCCATCTTGTATCTGAAGCAACTTGAACATCTAGACTTGAGTTGCAATGATTTTAGAGGAATCCAAATTCCTAGGTTTGTGGGTTCTCTTGGAAACTTGAGATATCTTAACCTCTCACGTTCTAGATTTGGTGGAACAATTCCTCCTCAATTGGGGAATCTGACAGAATTGGGCATCCTCTGTCTTGGCAGTTTTTATGATGATGATACTGACGAATATGAATCTACTAGCATCATGAATATGCAGTGGTTATCACGTCTGCGTTCGTTGCATCACCTGGATATGAGTGGTGTAGACCTTACAAAAGCAACCGATTGGTTTCAGGTGATTAACACTCTCCCTTCATTAGTCCAACTACATTTATCTAGCAGTCAACTGCCTGACATACATCCCTATGTTGCTAGTGTTAATCTCACATTCCTTTCATCGCTTGATCTTTCTAGAAACAAGTTTAAGAAGAGTTTTATACCACGGTGGATTTTCAGTATAACAAGTCTTGTTTCATTAGATTTAAGTTGGTGTGGTTTACGCGGTCCAATTCCTAGTAGCATCAATAACTTTCATAACTTGACTTCTCTTAAGTTTCTTCACGTCTCTGGGAATGAATTCATGAGTTATTCATTAGTATTAAAAGGGTTGTCTAGCATAGGTGGTAATCTAATTTCATTCGAAATGGGTTCTTGTGGTGTTAAGAGTACAACTCTTGATTCCCTTCACAACTTGACCTCTCTTCATAGTCTTGACCTATATGGTAATCAACTCATGAGCACAATACCTAAATCACTAGGTAACCTTTGCAATTTGAGACATATCGATATGGGTGGTAACAATTTTCAGAATATTAGTTTAACAAGCCTTCTTAGAAGTTTTTTTGATTGCAAATCACCTAGGCTTGAATCATTATCCCTTGAGTCCTCAGGGCTATCTAGTTTTCTACCCAATCAACTTGGACAGTTGATAAACTTGGTGCACGTGCAATTAGGAAACAACCATATTGTTGGACCCATTCCAGAGTCAATAGGAAGACTATCATTGTTGAGAACATTGGATCTTGACGAGAATCTTATTTCTGGTCCAATTCCATATTCGGTTGGAGGACTATTATCGTTAGAGTTGTTGGATCTTTCAAATAACCAATTGATTGATACCCTTCCTGAAAGCCTAGGTCAACTTTCTAAGTTGAATACTTTAGATCTCTCTCACAATTTATTGACGGGTGTCGTGACAGAATCTCATTTTTCCAAACTAATTGGATTGAAATACCTAAACGGAAGAGAAAACAACTTGACCCTTAGACCACGCCATGCAAACTGGGTTCCGTCTTTCCAACTAGAATTCTTGTACATAAGTTCTTGGGATTTGGGGCCTCAATTTCCATTGTGGCTGCTAACGCAAAGAGATTTATCACTTTTGGAGATGAGAAATACAAAGATATCGTCAACCATGCCTGAATCATTTTGGAGGTCATTATCCAATCTAAATTATCTGGATATGTCTCAAAATCAGATTCATGGAAGGTTGTTTGAAATCCCAGCAACACTAGTTGTGGTTGATTTGAGCTCTAATATGTTTAGCGGGGACTTACCTAAACTTTTCAAAAGTTCATTCGTTTACATACTCAATCTATCAAATAATTCCTTTACAGGGTCATTACACCATTTTTTGTGTTCTTATGGTAGGATAGAGATAGAAACTCTTAATCTAGCAAATAATCATTTGTCTAGTGTCATTCCTGAGTGTTGGATGAAGTGGACGAGTTTGTCATACTTGTACTTGGAGAACAACAATTTATCTGGTGTAATTCCGACAACTTTGGGATCTTTATCTTCTCTGCAATCATTGAATATGTGCAATAACAAGCTGTCGGGAAGATTACCAGCTTCTCTAAAGAACTTGACAAAATTACAGATCCTTCAGTTTGCTACAAATGAACTTGTTGGAGGCATTCCAGCATGGGTTGGGACAGAACTTTCAAGTTTGAGAATTCTAAACCTCCGATCAAACAATTTTGGTGGAAACATAACTCATGAGCTCTGTTATCTTACAGTTATTCAGATCTTGGACTTCTCTCATAATAATCTATCAGGAAATATTCCAAGATGCTTCAACAACTTCAGTGTCTTGTCGAAAGAAACAACCTCAATCGGTCAGTTTGACCCCATACCATTTGACAATGTCTACATGACAAATAGTGCTTCATTGGTGATGAAGGGGCAAGAGTACACATATAGCACTATTCTTGAATTGGTGATGGTTTTGGACCTTTCGGGTAACAAGTTTTCTGGGAGCATTCCAGTTGAGCTAATGGCCCTTGAGGCATTACAATCGTtgaacatatcaaaaaatcagttGACAGGAGTTATACCAAAGAATATTGGAGAAATGAAGTTACTTGAATCATTTGATGTATCTTCGAACCATCTCTCTGGGGAGCTTCCTACGAGCTTGTCAAGCTTGACTTTCTTGAGCAGCTTCAATGTGTCTTTCAACAACTTGACTGGAAGAATACCATCAAGCACACAACTTCAGAGCTTCAATGAATCCAGCTTCTTTGGCAACAAACTCTGTGGAGTTCCATTGACAAAGCTTTGTGGAGAAGTAGTGCGCAATAGAGATCAACAAGAAGGCGATACATCACATGGAGTGGATTTTGGATTAATTATTAGCATCTTGCTTGGattttttgttgggttttggtCCATTGTCATTCCCCTGAATGTTGGAACAATTTGGATTTCGTTGTGTAAATTGAGGTATATGTTGAGTTGTTAA